One window of the Shewanella maritima genome contains the following:
- a CDS encoding efflux RND transporter periplasmic adaptor subunit codes for MLNKKYLIPVAIVAVVVAAIMWITSNPPTSKRGPKKSAANVTVETQTIKPQAYQIEVSSFGVVKPRTQSSLVAQASGQILTISQNFREGGFFKQGEVLVQLDDRDYQAEVKVAQAGLLQAQQSLLEEQARVEQALIDWKRLGNGREPNDLVLRKPQLAAAQAAMLSSQAQLDKALLALERTQVVAPFDGRILQKNVDIGRVVTSNSELATIYATDYVEIRLPIHNRDLALVELPEQGKSAVAPVEFESDLVGRQLWQGQLDRTEGAIDDSSQQLYVVAQIDDPFSYQQGKQTPLKIGQYLTAKIQGKTLQSSIVIPSSAIYQGSYVYRVRDGVLLRTDVNILWQNGTDAVISSGLSPQDELVLTSLGQVSSGTPVAIAGEAKPKRQRTADAPAGERGPRGNGDKPRSKPENAPKKEATL; via the coding sequence ATGCTAAATAAAAAATACCTTATTCCTGTAGCCATCGTTGCAGTCGTTGTGGCAGCAATCATGTGGATTACCAGCAATCCGCCAACCTCAAAACGCGGCCCTAAAAAGTCGGCCGCCAATGTGACCGTCGAGACGCAAACCATAAAACCGCAAGCCTATCAAATTGAGGTCAGTAGCTTTGGCGTGGTCAAGCCGCGTACCCAAAGCTCGCTGGTGGCACAGGCTTCAGGGCAGATCTTAACCATTAGCCAAAACTTCCGTGAAGGTGGTTTCTTCAAGCAGGGTGAAGTGCTAGTGCAGCTTGACGATCGTGATTATCAAGCTGAGGTTAAAGTTGCTCAGGCTGGATTGCTGCAAGCACAGCAAAGTTTACTGGAAGAGCAAGCGCGCGTTGAACAAGCCTTGATCGATTGGAAGCGTTTAGGCAACGGCCGCGAGCCAAACGACTTGGTGTTACGTAAGCCGCAACTAGCCGCCGCGCAAGCTGCTATGCTGTCGAGCCAGGCACAGTTAGACAAAGCCTTGTTAGCACTCGAGCGCACCCAAGTAGTAGCGCCATTTGATGGCCGTATTTTACAAAAAAATGTTGATATCGGTCGCGTGGTGACTAGCAACTCTGAGCTAGCGACGATTTATGCTACTGATTATGTGGAAATCCGTTTGCCAATTCATAACCGAGATTTGGCCCTGGTCGAGCTACCAGAGCAAGGTAAGTCAGCCGTTGCACCGGTTGAGTTTGAGTCTGACTTAGTGGGTCGTCAGCTGTGGCAAGGGCAGTTAGATCGCACTGAAGGCGCGATTGATGACAGTTCGCAGCAATTGTACGTTGTTGCGCAAATTGATGATCCGTTTAGCTACCAACAGGGTAAGCAGACGCCACTAAAAATTGGCCAATACCTTACGGCTAAAATACAAGGTAAAACGCTCCAAAGCTCGATTGTTATCCCAAGTAGCGCCATTTATCAGGGCAGCTATGTTTATCGTGTACGCGATGGAGTATTGCTACGCACAGATGTGAATATCCTTTGGCAAAATGGCACTGATGCTGTTATCTCGTCAGGTTTAAGCCCACAGGATGAATTGGTGTTAACTTCGCTCGGTCAAGTCAGTTCGGGTACGCCAGTAGCCATTGCTGGTGAAGCGAAACCTAAACGTCAGCGCACAGCTGACGCTCCAGCTGGCGAACGAGGCCCTCGTGGTAATGGTGACAAGCCGCGCAGTAAACCTGAAAACGCTCCTAAGAAGGAGGCGACCCTATGA
- a CDS encoding efflux transporter outer membrane subunit gives MSKPVTKVALALSLSVLAACSSTSYLDEAQVTPELPQTWYTNAQALKENQPWVNAIATEQLLELASIGLNRNQQLQQLALEVEVKKQQLNVNDANFWPELTGSVNAARNGDNDGQSNSNSASLNLSYELDIWGKLSDSARAAKLNLLVAESDYQQARDTLVADIVSAYYKVVSSQALVKLYEQRTDNAKVSFEIIESGYVQGLNTALDVYLTQNEFYSQQSNLISQRNQLNSDIRSLERLLGGYPAAKLMVDAKLPLLPEGITVGVPSELVKRKPSLQSAWYKLLAQDANVAYTQKQRYPSLSLGGSFGSSGSEFANLIDGDYTSWSVFAGLTSPIFNAGKLKAQTEQQKLILKQQEQQYLNTLFSAFEQVENALDLDASLQLQYQSTLKSQENALQAETLSFEKYQSGLESYTTVLDAQDRSFVAQTSVINLKNQIIANRIQLHLALGGELDKGISMQDSQASQAQVAVAQANGEQQ, from the coding sequence ATGAGTAAACCTGTCACTAAAGTGGCGTTAGCCCTATCGCTGAGTGTATTGGCAGCTTGTTCAAGCACAAGCTATTTGGACGAGGCGCAAGTTACCCCTGAGTTGCCGCAAACCTGGTACACCAATGCACAAGCATTAAAAGAGAATCAACCTTGGGTTAATGCCATTGCTACCGAGCAATTGCTAGAGCTTGCCAGTATCGGCCTCAATCGTAATCAGCAGTTGCAACAGCTTGCACTGGAAGTGGAAGTAAAAAAACAGCAACTCAACGTGAATGACGCTAATTTTTGGCCTGAGCTCACAGGTTCAGTCAATGCCGCACGTAATGGCGATAATGACGGTCAGTCAAATAGCAATAGTGCTAGTTTGAACCTTAGCTATGAGCTAGATATTTGGGGCAAGCTGTCTGACAGTGCTCGCGCTGCCAAACTTAATCTATTGGTTGCTGAGTCTGACTATCAACAAGCCCGCGATACCTTAGTTGCAGACATAGTTTCCGCTTATTACAAGGTGGTGAGTTCTCAAGCTCTGGTGAAGTTATACGAGCAGCGAACTGACAACGCTAAAGTGAGCTTTGAGATCATTGAGTCGGGCTATGTGCAGGGTTTAAACACTGCACTTGATGTGTATCTCACACAAAATGAATTTTATAGCCAGCAGTCAAACCTGATATCTCAGCGTAATCAGCTTAATAGTGATATTCGCTCCCTTGAGCGCCTGCTGGGTGGTTACCCCGCGGCTAAGTTGATGGTGGACGCTAAGCTACCACTATTGCCTGAGGGTATTACAGTTGGTGTGCCGAGCGAGCTGGTTAAGCGCAAGCCATCGCTACAAAGCGCTTGGTATAAATTGTTAGCTCAAGATGCCAACGTTGCTTACACCCAAAAGCAGCGCTACCCGTCGCTGAGTCTTGGTGGCAGCTTTGGTAGCAGTGGTAGTGAGTTTGCTAACTTGATTGACGGTGACTACACCAGCTGGTCGGTGTTTGCTGGGTTAACGTCGCCTATCTTCAACGCGGGCAAGTTAAAGGCACAAACCGAGCAACAAAAGCTGATTTTGAAGCAGCAAGAGCAGCAGTACTTAAATACTTTGTTTAGTGCATTTGAGCAGGTTGAAAACGCGCTCGACTTAGATGCCAGCTTACAGCTGCAATATCAGTCAACGCTAAAATCGCAAGAAAACGCGCTACAAGCAGAAACGTTATCGTTTGAGAAATACCAAAGCGGCTTAGAAAGTTACACCACAGTGCTCGATGCTCAAGACCGCTCTTTTGTCGCGCAAACTTCAGTTATTAATCTTAAAAATCAAATTATTGCTAACCGTATCCAGCTGCACCTAGCGTTAGGTGGTGAGCTAGATAAAGGCATTAGTATGCAAGATAGTCAAGCAAGCCAGGCGCAAGTCGCTGTGGCTCAAGCGAATGGGGAACAACAATAA
- a CDS encoding serine/threonine protein kinase yields MSQQSKPLDIAEIYPQIADLPQAQLALKLTELKSQLSSEDWQTLNKMLLIDDTPLEAEKMLSEQMLTESQQTQALKAEAFIGQQVMDFTITELVSETGGMGLVFLGEQRLSSLDEQSSTVHNAAIKVLRTDKLSSAQQQAVFANEASAMMLLDHPNLCRIYGASKVLGQACIVMDFIDGEPLTDWLIRINTQLGSKARHKLKLELFKQLLNAVDYLHSQGMYHGDIKPQNIIVNPQGLLVLIDLGLARKYKAETPKEPEKQADHQKSSLTSVKAFTRNWSAPEQQAGLPTSVASDVYSLGVVLHYLFTQSFKLDIYREPKRFAMESAEQQAEKAQMQKLLPLELSAIIKRAVGELPEQRFASSSEFEQVLSAYLAGEAVDEYSTSPMYRAVKWMKRKPFTTLASILLVYSIAASYMLFVGA; encoded by the coding sequence ATGTCGCAACAGTCTAAACCGCTTGATATAGCCGAAATCTATCCTCAGATAGCTGATTTACCACAAGCGCAATTAGCGCTAAAACTTACCGAGCTTAAATCACAGTTGAGTAGCGAAGATTGGCAAACTTTAAATAAGATGCTGCTTATTGATGATACGCCCCTTGAGGCAGAGAAAATGCTGTCTGAGCAGATGTTAACTGAGAGTCAGCAAACTCAAGCACTTAAAGCCGAGGCATTTATTGGGCAGCAGGTGATGGACTTTACCATTACTGAGCTAGTGTCAGAGACCGGCGGTATGGGACTCGTATTCCTAGGCGAGCAGCGCTTAAGCAGCTTAGATGAGCAAAGTTCCACAGTGCATAACGCGGCCATTAAAGTGCTGCGCACTGATAAACTTAGCTCTGCCCAGCAGCAAGCGGTTTTTGCCAACGAAGCCTCTGCAATGATGCTGCTTGATCACCCCAATTTGTGCCGTATTTATGGGGCATCCAAGGTACTTGGACAAGCGTGTATTGTGATGGACTTTATTGATGGTGAGCCGCTCACCGATTGGCTGATACGTATCAATACTCAGCTGGGCTCCAAAGCGCGGCATAAGCTCAAACTCGAACTATTTAAGCAACTTCTAAACGCCGTGGATTACCTGCATAGTCAGGGCATGTATCACGGCGATATTAAGCCGCAGAATATTATTGTGAACCCGCAAGGTTTATTGGTGTTAATTGACCTTGGCTTAGCACGCAAATACAAGGCGGAGACACCTAAAGAGCCTGAAAAGCAAGCTGACCATCAAAAGTCGAGCCTAACAAGTGTTAAAGCGTTTACTCGTAATTGGAGCGCGCCAGAGCAGCAAGCCGGGCTGCCTACGAGTGTAGCATCTGATGTGTATTCTCTTGGCGTGGTATTGCACTATTTGTTCACTCAAAGCTTCAAGCTTGATATCTACCGTGAGCCGAAACGCTTTGCCATGGAAAGCGCTGAGCAGCAGGCTGAAAAAGCACAGATGCAAAAGCTGCTGCCACTAGAGTTAAGCGCGATTATTAAGCGCGCAGTGGGCGAGTTGCCCGAGCAAAGGTTTGCTTCCTCCAGTGAGTTTGAGCAGGTACTTAGTGCATACCTAGCAGGTGAAGCCGTTGATGAATATTCAACAAGCCCTATGTACCGCGCGGTTAAGTGGATGAAACGTAAACCATTTACCACACTCGCTAGCATCTTGCTGGTGTATTCCATTGCTGCGAGTTACATGCTGTTTGTTGGTGCTTAA
- a CDS encoding sigma-70 family RNA polymerase sigma factor, with protein sequence MSIRELANATELLQGWQSRDKSQSAEFLTYAYQDIRAIVERYLSQHQPNQTLLHDASITELASESVVKLHRWRNDEQPFASRQEFFDYVRVSVWHLLFGKPHQSMVNKQQAKHEFLHQQLDETEVELPNWTENLNLSAALELLQQAHPRQAEVFELKHFAMVSHQQVADMLELSPRTVDNDLKFATVWLRAKLS encoded by the coding sequence GTGTCTATTAGAGAGCTAGCTAATGCCACTGAGTTGTTACAAGGCTGGCAAAGTCGCGATAAAAGCCAGAGCGCTGAGTTTCTCACCTATGCCTATCAGGATATTCGCGCCATTGTTGAGCGCTACTTGAGTCAGCATCAACCAAATCAAACCTTACTGCATGATGCCTCCATTACCGAGCTTGCTAGTGAGTCTGTAGTTAAGCTGCACCGCTGGCGTAATGACGAACAACCTTTTGCGAGCCGTCAGGAGTTTTTTGACTATGTGCGTGTGTCGGTGTGGCATTTATTGTTTGGTAAGCCGCATCAATCCATGGTCAACAAGCAGCAGGCCAAGCATGAGTTTTTGCATCAACAACTGGATGAAACTGAAGTAGAGCTGCCAAACTGGACTGAAAACCTCAATTTGTCTGCGGCGCTAGAGCTATTGCAGCAGGCTCATCCGCGTCAGGCTGAGGTGTTTGAGCTAAAACACTTTGCAATGGTATCTCACCAGCAAGTTGCTGATATGTTAGAGTTGTCGCCACGTACTGTCGACAATGACCTCAAGTTTGCCACTGTGTGGTTGCGTGCCAAGCTCAGTTAG
- a CDS encoding metallophosphoesterase — MKFSPRKQHIYHQANIQGQDYIVGDLHGEVDALKFELERVGFNYETDRLFCTGDIIDKGDTSIDCLNLLTEKWFYAVLGNHEQLFLKGFESSKYWQMMQKQGGEWITPYLDRLDLLMRWKTLIDVTMPLARTIEFAGKTIGISHANTPLDWQHVQSGELSEHDIWQLLWHRPLDERKPWYSVSGVDAVVHGHDPVPWITQMRNRYWIETFTHNKKLTVVRIDFFFPELQLAAAGMH, encoded by the coding sequence ATGAAATTTTCCCCGCGTAAACAGCATATTTATCACCAGGCTAATATTCAAGGGCAGGATTATATTGTCGGTGATCTCCACGGCGAAGTGGATGCCCTCAAGTTTGAGCTTGAAAGGGTTGGCTTTAATTATGAAACTGACCGCTTGTTTTGCACTGGCGATATTATTGATAAAGGTGACACCAGCATTGATTGTCTTAACCTGTTAACTGAAAAATGGTTTTACGCAGTGTTGGGTAATCACGAACAGTTGTTTTTAAAGGGATTTGAATCAAGTAAATACTGGCAAATGATGCAAAAACAAGGTGGTGAATGGATAACACCATACCTAGACAGGCTTGATTTGCTCATGCGTTGGAAAACCCTGATTGATGTGACTATGCCACTGGCGCGCACCATAGAGTTTGCTGGTAAAACCATAGGCATTAGTCACGCCAATACGCCGCTAGACTGGCAGCATGTGCAGTCGGGAGAGTTGTCCGAGCATGATATTTGGCAACTCCTTTGGCACAGGCCGCTTGATGAGCGTAAACCCTGGTATAGCGTCAGCGGCGTTGATGCTGTAGTCCATGGCCATGACCCCGTTCCCTGGATTACACAGATGCGTAATCGTTACTGGATCGAAACATTCACCCACAACAAGAAGTTAACTGTGGTTCGTATCGACTTCTTTTTCCCTGAGTTGCAACTGGCCGCAGCTGGTATGCATTAG
- a CDS encoding YdcH family protein: MLGESHSLANEFPEHSELIAKLVASDETFAADTKKYNGLDDEIRALELKNAPIDDEAMHQLKHDRAELKDSLYQRLLKANG, encoded by the coding sequence ATGTTGGGTGAGAGTCATTCGTTAGCAAATGAGTTTCCAGAGCACAGCGAGCTTATCGCCAAGTTAGTAGCCAGTGATGAAACCTTTGCAGCGGATACTAAAAAGTACAACGGCTTGGATGATGAAATCCGCGCCTTAGAGTTAAAGAATGCACCAATTGATGATGAAGCTATGCATCAATTAAAGCATGACCGCGCCGAGCTTAAAGATTCCCTATATCAAAGGTTGTTAAAAGCTAACGGCTAA
- a CDS encoding fumarylacetoacetate hydrolase family protein, producing MNSIMVANRKVTPSKVVCIGRNYVDHIKELANEQPTEPVIFIKPNSAISQQIVLSGGDEIHYEGEICFAVQSGQLSAVGFGLDLTKRQVQSQLKAKGLPWERAKAFNGSAIFSDFVTLPSDITELHMELYINEKLTQAGDYAQMIFKPAEFLADISNFLTLEDGDVIMSGTQKAWGK from the coding sequence ATGAATTCAATTATGGTCGCCAACCGCAAGGTAACCCCATCTAAAGTGGTGTGTATTGGCAGGAATTACGTTGACCATATCAAGGAATTGGCGAATGAACAGCCCACTGAACCGGTGATTTTTATTAAGCCCAACTCAGCTATTTCGCAGCAAATAGTCTTAAGCGGCGGCGATGAAATCCACTATGAAGGTGAAATTTGCTTTGCTGTCCAATCAGGGCAATTAAGCGCCGTGGGCTTTGGGCTGGATTTAACGAAACGCCAGGTTCAATCGCAACTAAAAGCCAAAGGATTACCCTGGGAGCGAGCAAAAGCCTTTAACGGCTCCGCAATATTTAGTGATTTTGTAACTCTGCCGAGCGATATAACTGAGCTGCATATGGAGCTATATATCAATGAAAAGCTCACTCAGGCAGGCGACTACGCACAAATGATCTTTAAACCCGCTGAGTTTTTAGCTGACATCAGCAACTTTCTCACCCTTGAAGATGGTGATGTAATTATGTCTGGCACCCAAAAGGCGTGGGGAAAATAG
- a CDS encoding MBL fold metallo-hydrolase: MKIHHLRSATFIIESGDKFILIDPMLGAKGSLPPFSLLRFKAQKNPTVDLPSNANDLLDKVTHCLLTHSNTFGIRPLQHADHLDPAGEAFLTARNIPVATPAKDASYLQKIGLNIAAPLMPWQAQEFAGGTITPVPCQHGHGWIHKVMANGLGFVLQLPNEPSIYISGDTVFTVDVKRALSELKPDITVVAAGQAQMDVGQPLLMALDEVCEFISASPGKVIANHMEALNHCPIDRKTLAAELERRGLGDKVSIPQDGEAVAF; this comes from the coding sequence ATGAAGATTCATCACTTACGTAGCGCAACTTTTATCATCGAATCTGGCGATAAGTTTATTCTTATTGATCCTATGCTCGGGGCAAAAGGTTCTCTGCCGCCTTTTAGTTTGCTGCGCTTTAAAGCGCAAAAGAATCCGACGGTAGATTTACCAAGCAATGCCAATGACCTGTTAGATAAGGTTACCCATTGTTTACTGACTCACTCTAATACCTTTGGCATTCGCCCATTGCAGCACGCAGATCATTTAGACCCAGCAGGTGAAGCGTTTCTAACCGCACGAAATATTCCGGTTGCAACGCCTGCAAAAGATGCCAGCTACTTGCAAAAAATAGGTTTGAATATCGCTGCGCCATTAATGCCGTGGCAAGCGCAGGAGTTTGCCGGTGGCACAATAACGCCTGTGCCGTGTCAGCATGGACATGGTTGGATCCATAAAGTGATGGCTAACGGTTTAGGCTTCGTGTTGCAGCTTCCAAACGAGCCAAGTATCTATATTAGCGGTGATACCGTATTTACGGTAGATGTAAAACGCGCACTAAGCGAGCTTAAACCTGATATTACCGTGGTGGCAGCAGGGCAAGCGCAAATGGATGTGGGTCAACCCCTGTTAATGGCGTTAGATGAAGTGTGTGAGTTTATTAGCGCATCACCAGGTAAAGTGATTGCTAACCATATGGAAGCCTTAAACCACTGCCCAATTGACCGTAAAACTTTAGCTGCTGAGCTTGAGCGCCGTGGTTTAGGCGATAAAGTGTCGATTCCGCAAGATGGTGAGGCAGTTGCGTTTTAA
- a CDS encoding GlxA family transcriptional regulator: MPLPLDVAIVAFDNISPFHLAVPCLVFNDAFVSPNPADKPFNVTVCAEQNGSLTSSSPIGLNIASDLSCLESADIIIFPSWHDVAQAPSAKLIDALKQANLRGATIVGLCLGAFVLGYAGLLEDKAATTHWAYADKFAELFPNALLDADPLFIESGNILTSAGTAAALDCCLHLVRHFLGNATATQISRLIVAPPYRSGGQKQFIPTPVPQTKGSQANIQRVLDEILGDLQQDYNVDSVAQACAMSRRSFTRHFKALTGDSFNHWLISQRLNYSQQLLEQGGLSIARVAELAGFNNESVYRKHFKAAYAIAPKQWQYAFAGQSST, encoded by the coding sequence ATGCCTCTACCTCTCGATGTCGCCATTGTCGCGTTTGATAATATTAGCCCGTTTCACCTAGCTGTGCCTTGCCTAGTATTTAACGATGCTTTTGTTAGCCCTAACCCTGCGGACAAACCGTTTAACGTCACTGTATGCGCCGAGCAAAATGGTTCGCTTACAAGTAGCTCACCCATTGGGCTTAACATAGCAAGTGACTTAAGCTGTCTTGAGTCGGCAGATATTATTATCTTCCCCAGCTGGCATGACGTTGCACAAGCACCGTCAGCTAAACTTATCGATGCTCTTAAGCAGGCCAACCTTCGCGGTGCAACAATTGTGGGGCTGTGTTTAGGGGCATTTGTACTGGGTTATGCGGGCTTGCTTGAAGATAAAGCGGCAACAACCCACTGGGCGTATGCGGATAAATTTGCCGAGCTATTTCCCAATGCTCTGCTCGATGCCGACCCGCTGTTTATTGAGTCAGGTAACATCCTCACCTCAGCAGGCACTGCAGCAGCGCTAGATTGCTGCTTACACTTAGTGCGTCACTTTCTCGGTAACGCAACAGCCACACAAATCTCACGCTTAATTGTCGCGCCGCCTTATCGCAGCGGAGGTCAAAAGCAGTTTATTCCCACACCTGTGCCGCAAACTAAAGGCAGCCAGGCAAACATTCAGCGAGTGTTAGATGAGATATTGGGTGACTTACAACAGGATTACAATGTAGATAGCGTCGCGCAGGCTTGCGCTATGAGTCGGCGCAGTTTTACTCGCCACTTCAAAGCACTCACAGGCGATAGCTTTAACCACTGGCTTATAAGTCAGCGACTTAATTACTCTCAGCAATTGTTGGAGCAAGGTGGATTATCAATAGCCAGAGTCGCTGAATTAGCCGGTTTTAACAATGAAAGCGTGTATCGCAAACACTTTAAAGCAGCCTACGCCATTGCACCTAAGCAATGGCAATATGCATTTGCAGGGCAAAGCAGCACTTAG
- a CDS encoding CZB domain-containing protein yields the protein MAQVHANIEDLLASAKQTNSYAAFAKDQVAGALVKTDLLVFKQTAYSAISDPSDLVSREAVAVDTYSCSFGQWYYGEHGAHFNMTSSYHAIEKPHAQVHSSISAAIDLLDQGWESDAKLRNEIVEYVEQMEASSNQLLRLIDTMVTEKQRA from the coding sequence GTGGCACAGGTGCACGCTAACATTGAGGACTTACTCGCCTCTGCTAAGCAAACTAATAGCTATGCCGCCTTTGCTAAAGATCAGGTAGCAGGCGCACTGGTAAAAACCGACCTGCTGGTGTTTAAACAAACCGCCTATAGCGCAATATCAGACCCAAGCGACTTAGTCAGCCGCGAAGCGGTTGCGGTTGATACCTATAGCTGCTCGTTTGGTCAATGGTACTATGGCGAGCATGGTGCTCACTTCAATATGACTAGCTCGTATCACGCGATTGAGAAGCCGCATGCTCAAGTGCATAGCTCTATTAGCGCGGCAATCGATTTGCTAGACCAAGGCTGGGAAAGCGATGCCAAACTGCGAAATGAGATTGTGGAATACGTTGAGCAAATGGAAGCATCGAGCAACCAGCTGTTAAGGCTGATTGATACCATGGTGACTGAGAAACAGCGCGCTTAA
- a CDS encoding PAS domain-containing protein, with protein MAANKLTDGISVINEEIRMNAGEFIVSKTDLRGHLTYANRIFMEIALYSEEELLNVNHNIVRHPDMPKGVYRFMWQTLKKQQEFFGFVKNLRKDGRYYWVFANVTPEYDANGKHCGYLSVRRCPPRSAIETIEPIYKKMLQLERAARNGKDAELQSLAYLQQQLDQMNIEYQHLVINLFEQGK; from the coding sequence ATGGCAGCAAATAAATTGACCGACGGCATTAGCGTGATCAATGAAGAAATTAGGATGAATGCAGGCGAGTTTATTGTCAGTAAGACAGATCTCAGAGGGCATCTGACCTACGCAAACCGCATTTTTATGGAGATAGCGCTTTATAGCGAAGAAGAGCTACTTAACGTCAACCACAACATCGTCCGCCACCCTGACATGCCAAAAGGTGTGTATCGTTTCATGTGGCAAACCCTAAAAAAACAACAAGAATTCTTCGGCTTTGTGAAAAACCTGCGAAAAGACGGTCGTTATTATTGGGTGTTTGCCAATGTGACCCCGGAATATGACGCTAATGGTAAGCATTGTGGCTACCTATCTGTGCGTCGTTGCCCACCCCGCAGCGCTATTGAAACCATTGAACCTATCTACAAAAAGATGCTCCAGTTAGAGCGTGCTGCGCGTAATGGTAAAGATGCCGAGCTGCAGTCTCTTGCCTATCTACAGCAGCAATTAGACCAGATGAATATTGAGTATCAACATTTGGTGATCAACTTATTTGAGCAAGGGAAATAG
- a CDS encoding class I SAM-dependent methyltransferase, with protein MGRVSQLQFPVFFNQQYPSLVDIAQRWNLVWQQDAEFELRFEQNTLTLHKRDEPKLAGISVDFVSGAVAHRRKFGGGRGQAIAKAVGLKQGVTPTVVDGTAGLGRDAFVLASLGCKVTMVERHSVVAALLEDGLRRAYDDAEIGAWMRERMQLFHGSSLEALADAAKVSGDEIDVVYLDPMYPHREKSAAVKKEMRVFQTLVGADLDADGLLAPAYELATKRVVVKRPDYAEDLAGKKPSTVIATKKNRFDVYVKAAMK; from the coding sequence ATTGGTAGGGTTAGTCAGTTGCAATTTCCGGTATTTTTCAATCAGCAGTATCCATCTCTTGTCGACATCGCCCAGCGTTGGAATTTGGTGTGGCAACAAGACGCTGAGTTCGAGCTGCGTTTTGAGCAAAATACCTTAACTTTGCATAAGCGTGATGAGCCGAAGTTAGCTGGCATTAGTGTTGACTTTGTTAGCGGCGCTGTCGCCCACAGGCGCAAGTTTGGCGGCGGTCGTGGTCAGGCAATCGCTAAAGCTGTTGGACTTAAGCAAGGTGTTACGCCAACAGTGGTTGATGGTACTGCAGGCCTTGGACGCGATGCATTTGTGCTGGCTAGCCTAGGTTGTAAAGTCACTATGGTTGAGCGTCATAGCGTGGTGGCTGCACTGCTTGAAGATGGTCTGCGCCGCGCCTATGACGATGCTGAAATTGGCGCTTGGATGCGCGAGCGTATGCAGCTATTTCATGGCTCTAGCCTTGAGGCGTTAGCTGATGCCGCTAAGGTTAGTGGAGATGAGATTGATGTTGTATACCTTGACCCTATGTATCCACATCGTGAAAAATCCGCCGCAGTGAAAAAAGAAATGCGTGTATTCCAAACCTTGGTAGGTGCAGACTTAGATGCCGACGGCCTGCTTGCCCCCGCATACGAGCTCGCCACTAAGCGTGTGGTGGTGAAGCGCCCAGATTATGCCGAAGATCTCGCTGGTAAAAAGCCAAGTACCGTTATCGCCACCAAGAAAAACCGCTTTGATGTTTATGTCAAAGCAGCGATGAAGTAG